The genomic region ACGGCGGAGACGCCCCATGGCTTATAACTCTCAAACTATACCTCATGTCCACGTCGCTGGCACCCCCCGTGATTAGAATTGTAGTTGAAGTCGACTGTGGTCAGTTCAATTCTGGAGATAACCCACCAATCAAGCTCCGATGACCCCTGGTCCAACTCAGGTCCCCCGCGTGCCGCGCGGATGAACTGTGGCGGCATCAGCAACAAACAACCTCTTTGGTCGATCATCGTTGgaggcttcttcttccccggATAAACCGACTTCTAGTTTGCTGCAAGCCCCAAGGGTCCATCATGTCTGGCGTGGGGAAACTGTTCAGAGTGGTGGAAAAGCACCACCCGCGACGCTCCCCGAGCTCCGGTTCCGAACCCTTGGGGATGGGCAACGCGCGGGGAAGCCGCTTAACCCAAACCGACGTCGGTGCCTGTTCATCTGTCGAGCTCAAGCGGCAGCAAACTCCGGTGTAGAATGAATGGAGGTCAACCTGCATTGCCTGGGTGCCACGAGCGCGTCACCTCGCCTTGTCCGGATCAAACCGCCAGCTCAACGTCGCCGTTCTGCCAACGCTGCCGTCCACTGAGGCGATCCAGCACGTTTCTGAGCCACATTGGCGTGTATCGCCCCGGGTAAACCTGCTCCAGGTACAGCGGATTGGCGAGCATAGCGGCCAGCTTCAGCATCACTGCGAGGGCACGTCGTGGCCACGCCGAATGAGGCCTCATGTTTTGCCAGTGCTTGTATTCTAGCATGAGAATGACGTTGCCCACGAAGTGGAGGGATTTGATCGTCCTGGGGCGCAGCAGATCAGCCCATGGTCTGTTGAAGCACGTATTACGCGGGGGGGAGGTGGGGCGCGGGCTCTTACACAACGACTACAAGCGCGCCGAAGAGAAGCTTCCACTTGCCGTCTGCGGTGTCATGATAGCTCATCCAAGACGTAATCCTCGTAATAACCACTGTAGCGACAATCACCGCGGCTAAGCTCAGCAGTGCCGCAAAGTGATGGAGCCTCAGCACCGCCTGTGGATAGGCAAGCATTATAAAGGATAAAACTGGGACGCAACATTCTGCCTGTATTTCCGGTGTCCGGTTATCGAGAGTCAGTTGCTACTCCTTTAACCAAGGGAAAGGAAAAAGACTAGGACGCAGTAAGGCTACTCACCCCGAGCAAAGCATTAGTGATCCGGCCAGCTTCACTACTCGTGGCAATGAACCAGACGAAGCCAAGGACCAGCGGCACGGGCAGAAAGGCGAAAAAGTACGCCGCGGTCCTCAAGTACCCGTACCTCTCGCGGCAGTAGCCGTGCAACCGCAAGCCCGTCCCTATCCAGCCCGGGGCGTCGGTCGGGTACCCGCAGAAGCCGCACATGAAGGCCCTCCGGCCCAGGAGCCACCACTCACCCTCGGGCTCTATGCCGCCTCGTTGGGCCTTGCAGGGGACGCACTCCGCGACCAGCATGTACGGCGGGGCCAGCGGTCGGATTAAGGGCTGCAGCAGGTGCCGACaggaccttgccgtcgtgaGGCATCTGCGACAGGTCCGGAGCGAGAGCTTGGCCAGCCTGTGCCGGAACACAGCCGCAAAAGCTGAGCTCGGGATACTTTGGTAGAGGGGAAAGCAGGTCCGCCTCAGCCGTATGACTTCTCCGAGGCTCAGATACCCCAGAATCTCGAGCCAGACCTCGGGGGGCAGGCGCCGAAGCTGGTCGAGAAACGTGGGTGGCGGTTTGGGCTCGACCGCCGTCAGACTAAGTGAGGAGAGGTCTTGGAGCGGGATCTGTGggccatcctcgccatcattCGAGGCCAGGACGGCACCCGTCTCCTCATCGACGGACCCTCGGCTCCCGTTGCCTGCTGTTGCCCAGGGGTAGCCCCAGCCCCTAGAAGCATCTCGTCCATGCTGTGAACCGCTGTCCACCTTGTCCATGATGAGCCGTCTTGTCTGTTGCTCGGCACGTATATCCTGTCGACGGTTTGCCGTAATTCCGGTCGTACCCACGGCTCTGTGCTCGACAAGACACACGATAAATGACGGGTGAAGAATGAATTTCTCGAGTATTGCAAAGCGGATGGCAGTCGGCTTCGCCCAGGTAACCTTATGCTCTAATAGCAAGGCCATCCAGCCAAGCCACTTCATGGCGTCTGTGCTAGCTGCGCCCATTACCACGGCGATGACTAGTATCACCCGTACTCTACATGACTTAATGATTCATCCTACACTTCACTTGGATCAGGATATGCCAGGTTCGCAGCCGACTGCTGTTGTCCTGTTGCATGGTATTGAATATACATCGCGCCGCCGTAAACTTTCCTTAGACCTAACGTTAGTACGCCAAGTTAGCCTTTAGATCAGGCTACACAGCAGTGGTGCAAAGTCAACCTGATACAAGTGACTATTACATTGTTTGGCATGTCAGACCCTTCTGGGTGCCTAGTCGAGGCTGACTTTCTCGAGGTCCTTCACCAGGAGGGCAGTGGCAACCTTCTCCTGGGCCAGCGGCCCGCCAAAAAATGCGCCTGTAAAAGCTCGCGATATGGCTTGCCGGTCCCGAACCGCCAAAGTCCCCCTGGCAAGACCATTGACGCTGAGGCCATTCAGCTCTTTAAGTAAGCAAgtcgccgcgacgacgcgaaaGCTCTCGAGCTCCCCGGTGCCGCGATAAGACGGGTGAGCCTCGTTGACATCGTTGATGCAGCCGACGACCAGGCATGCCCACGACAGCTGGATCGCCTCGTacccgtcgtcttcgtcgctTGCATCGACCGTGCCATCACTTGCCGTCTCCGTACCCGTGACGCGGCTAGGGTCGCGAATCAGCTTGGCGATCCACGTCATCACCCGGTCTGtctcgtccttgagccgAATAGACGCCTCTCGCTGCTGTCGCGTCTGCGTTCCTGCCTTGTTTAAAACCGAGCCACAAAAGACCTCGGCTTCCGAAATGCATGTACGGGGATTATCCGAATAGTGCCACATGTTTTCCGACATGGCATCCTCGTACCTGCTGCCTGTCAACGAGAGGTTTGAACAGTCAAAGCTGGGACGGACTTACAGGTTGCGGATCTTCCAAGCTTGCTCCGAGTACTGCGTGTACGCCGTCTTGATTCCGTACGAGTATAGTTCGGCTTGCACTCGTCCCATGAGCTGGTCCCAAACTGAAGGGCCGTCCATGGCAATTTTGCGGTGAATGTGTTCATTCCATatcttcttctcgtcgacaTCGCGATAAAGGCGTCCGAGGATCTTCTCGGAGCGGTGGAACCGGTGCCGAATCCGACCCATGCCGTcttcaccatcatcgtcgccgtccgcgTGATCCAGTATGTGGCTGATCTCACCAAGGTCATATACTTTTACTGGGGGCGCTGGTGCGAGACTATACACAACACGAGTCAGCCTGTGGCTTCGCTCAAGCTGAGAGGAAACTTACAAATCAGGCCGCGATCTGGGCGCTTTGGGCATATCGAAGAGAGACACAGCAATGCCAGTTTTAGAATAATCGACTGCGGTCGAGTGCATCTCCGCCAGCTTGATGCAGCTAGGGTCATTGGTGCCGTCATGCTCGACGTCTGCCAGAATCTGATGGCGATTGGCAATCAAGCCCAGGATATCCGACTTCATGAAGTTGATGAAGAATtcggcgatgtcgtcgcgggTAACTTGTCGATCCAGCTCTGGGGGAGTCACTCTCGGATAGTCGGCCGGCGGAAACGTGCGCCTGGGCTTTGCTCTCGCGTCCCAGATGACGTTGTAAAGGTCTCCGTCGAGGTCTCCACCGCTGAGCTGACTGGGAAGATCGCGTGAGCCTTTCCGGCTAAATACGATGCAGTTCTGAAGGCTTCGCAGAGGATGCGTCTCTGGAGGCGTCACCATTGTGACACACTGCACGTCGCCGGGATGCAGTGCCGGGCAACGGGTCACAATAACAGGTCCGTCTGCCAATGTCGGGTCCATGCGAGCGCCGCTTCTGGCGTAAGTCTTGTCATACGTGACATAGACCTCGTTCTCTTCAAGGAACCCCGTCTCGTCCATGATGCCGAAGAGGGTGACACCTTTATCGACTGGGATGCGGGCCTTGTGCTTCAACAGTCGGAGTTCGCGAAGAACCACATGCTCAACGACAGATTTGAGAAACCTGTCTCGCCGATAGTCGATTCCCATCTTATCCAGTTGTTTGACAAAAGATGGAAGGCCCACTGCGCTCCCAACGTCTTGATACCGCAGGAAGGTGGCCGTGTTGGTTGCGCTAGCGGTGACAGCGCGGAGCATATTAAGCGCCTTGTTCTGCAGCGCGAGGAACCAGTCGTCGCTCGTACCCATATCCTCGAGAATCTTGATGACTTGCCGGTTGAGAACCAAACGTAGCGGTCTGGACGCCACGTCGCAAATGCCAAGCTCCATCATGTCGCGGCTGGGGAACTTCATCATGGACTCTTTGCGCAGGCAAATCACCTTACCGTGAAGCGTCGCATCCAGCGCTAACATGCCTTTGTAGCCGCCATAGCGGATCTGAAAGCAGGTTGGCGCTGCAGACCGCATTGGCAGGGCACACCAAACCTCCTCCATTGCGTCCCATGAGATTGTCCCAACGCCATCACTGAAGACGCGTGTGCCATCCGCGGACTTGACATCTGGAATATAGCGGGTTTTGATATTGGCCTTGAACAAGTCCACTGCATATGGTGTCTCTGAGAACGCCTGGCCTATCCGCGCTGCACATTTCGCGGCGACTCGAATGTCACTGAAGTCACCTAATGTCTTGAGTATCGTGTCGTGATCGTGTCGCTGGAAGTTGGCATCGAGAAATGGGGCGAGGAACCACGTCGAGTGCGATCGGAGCGACGAGTGGGAGAAGCCAAGGAAGGAGAAATGTCTACCAGCGATGCGGATACCGTCCTGGAGAACATCGTGATAACGCTGGAAAACCATGTCGTTAGAGATTTTGGGGTTGAAGGAGAGGTCCTGGCCATTTTCGTCGCAGAAGGATACTCGCAGGAAATGGTCTCCGTGACTCGGAAACATCCGCAGCACCCTGTTCTTGCTCTCTGCATCGGGGCCCGAGAGCAAAATACGCGTTGGGGTCACCATGGCCTTGAATACCCAAGCCTGGTGCGGCGGTAATCGTTGACCGTAGACTCCAGATCGTAGAGGGTCTTGGCTGCGAAGCTCAAGCTCGGTGTCGATGACAGTGGCCATGAAGCGCGCCGGATCAAGTTGTGGGGGATCAGTACCAGGAACTGGGTAAGGGATTTTCTGAAACAGCGGCTTCATCGTGTCAGTGGTGAACGGGAGTTTACCCTTCCACTTGGGTTCCTTGGCCGTGcgctcgacgatgtcgagcACGCGAAGACCGCTGAAGGGATGAAGGTAGTTGTTCCAAACAAGTTGCTGCACCAGGAAAAAGACTGGAAATGGCAGGATGACGTCTCTGGATGTTCCGAGGGTTTGCATTTTGCCTTCGAATGACGACATGGCAGTCACATAGTCGTGGACGATCGGTTTTGGCGACATGTCCACCGTGATACCTTGCTGGCTCACCGGCAAGATATCTTGTGCTTTTAAGCTCAGAACTGTTGGCCAGTACTCCTTTGTAAGTGTAAGCTCGTAGACCAGACAGTGAGCGACATATTTGGAGTGGTCTGGCCATGAGCCAGTTGTCTGCCGCTCCCATGTCTGTATCGA from Purpureocillium takamizusanense chromosome 12, complete sequence harbors:
- a CDS encoding uncharacterized protein (EggNog:ENOG503P2B6~TransMembrane:5 (i222-241o253-271i283-304o316-338i358-375o)~COG:S), with product MDKVDSGSQHGRDASRGWGYPWATAGNGSRGSVDEETGAVLASNDGEDGPQIPLQDLSSLSLTAVEPKPPPTFLDQLRRLPPEVWLEILGYLSLGEVIRLRRTCFPLYQSIPSSAFAAVFRHRLAKLSLRTCRRCLTTARSCRHLLQPLIRPLAPPYMLVAECVPCKAQRGGIEPEGEWWLLGRRAFMCGFCGYPTDAPGWIGTGLRLHGYCRERYGYLRTAAYFFAFLPVPLVLGFVWFIATSSEAGRITNALLGAECCVPVLSFIMLAYPQAVLRLHHFAALLSLAAVIVATVVITRITSWMSYHDTADGKWKLLFGALVVVVTIKSLHFVGNVILMLEYKHWQNMRPHSAWPRRALAVMLKLAAMLANPLYLEQVYPGRYTPMWLRNVLDRLSGRQRWQNGDVELAV
- a CDS encoding uncharacterized protein (EggNog:ENOG503NV3Z~COG:A), whose product is MEVFLSNVNVSLSEDSLKKELTPFLNVLGIADWTVDKAKRKPHAFLSFLKASDGKRFLDRHGKVPAPNPAGGDGGHHYYPPQTQTQPHHNGRTRDIPRLYILSTPIFAQQSSRNVKDLTLSHLRHERDERQRAPNDGHRAPAIVCDVGEIACGKMVFADLTSNLTFVRQSSLRESGYAKFGRQCLVITLGANIRIDVPYDLIQDLVADNRRQTITLVLEEPPRFYKQMVNVSLNSIQTWERQTTGSWPDHSKYVAHCLVYELTLTKEYWPTVLSLKAQDILPVSQQGITVDMSPKPIVHDYVTAMSSFEGKMQTLGTSRDVILPFPVFFLVQQLVWNNYLHPFSGLRVLDIVERTAKEPKWKGKLPFTTDTMKPLFQKIPYPVPGTDPPQLDPARFMATVIDTELELRSQDPLRSGVYGQRLPPHQAWVFKAMVTPTRILLSGPDAESKNRVLRMFPSHGDHFLRVSFCDENGQDLSFNPKISNDMVFQRYHDVLQDGIRIAGRHFSFLGFSHSSLRSHSTWFLAPFLDANFQRHDHDTILKTLGDFSDIRVAAKCAARIGQAFSETPYAVDLFKANIKTRYIPDVKSADGTRVFSDGVGTISWDAMEEVWCALPMRSAAPTCFQIRYGGYKGMLALDATLHGKVICLRKESMMKFPSRDMMELGICDVASRPLRLVLNRQVIKILEDMGTSDDWFLALQNKALNMLRAVTASATNTATFLRYQDVGSAVGLPSFVKQLDKMGIDYRRDRFLKSVVEHVVLRELRLLKHKARIPVDKGVTLFGIMDETGFLEENEVYVTYDKTYARSGARMDPTLADGPVIVTRCPALHPGDVQCVTMVTPPETHPLRSLQNCIVFSRKGSRDLPSQLSGGDLDGDLYNVIWDARAKPRRTFPPADYPRVTPPELDRQVTRDDIAEFFINFMKSDILGLIANRHQILADVEHDGTNDPSCIKLAEMHSTAVDYSKTGIAVSLFDMPKAPRSRPDFLAPAPPVKVYDLGEISHILDHADGDDDGEDGMGRIRHRFHRSEKILGRLYRDVDEKKIWNEHIHRKIAMDGPSVWDQLMGRVQAELYSYGIKTAYTQYSEQAWKIRNLYEDAMSENMWHYSDNPRTCISEAEVFCGSVLNKAGTQTRQQREASIRLKDETDRVMTWIAKLIRDPSRVTGTETASDGTVDASDEDDGYEAIQLSWACLVVGCINDVNEAHPSYRGTGELESFRVVAATCLLKELNGLSVNGLARGTLAVRDRQAISRAFTGAFFGGPLAQEKVATALLVKDLEKVSLD